In Acidobacteriota bacterium, a genomic segment contains:
- a CDS encoding TolC family protein, with product MYVLFGRRAVGALLLAVAILTSTSFGQSQVAIVGKESAPSTGVPIKTNAFTVLLVPNYYSQTDGMSLAEIIRLAFETNGEIKIARLEVDKARARLTQAGLRPNPTLEVEQSSGRLAGSPGDSEFSAGIAVPLELFGRRQRRIDVANAEITLREAEITARQRTLASQIFVSYTEALAALRELQVSEELLSLDVRTVEFVQIRVNEGETPPLELSLLQTEVERLRARRQLVEGRLQAALTRLRFYAGVEPQAPFKLREDISTATLPSLPPSIDTGIAVGLRNRPEIRLAELDEQLASAGLRLINSQSRPDLTAYTRYTQGRSSIDLPTGPFPQDRDRSLTFGVAITLPLFNKNQGAKAEAAITIRQAQERRAFAEQFIKNEITVAFQRIEAANRSLMTLETAVLPRSRQNIETIRRVYELGELKITDLIAEQRRLLDANRDLTETLTERYRAQADLFIALGITL from the coding sequence ATGTATGTTCTTTTTGGTAGACGTGCCGTTGGCGCGTTACTTTTGGCAGTTGCCATCTTAACAAGTACAAGTTTTGGTCAGTCGCAGGTAGCAATAGTCGGAAAAGAGTCCGCTCCTTCGACGGGCGTTCCCATCAAAACCAACGCTTTCACGGTTTTGTTGGTGCCAAATTATTATAGCCAGACGGACGGTATGTCGCTGGCTGAGATTATCAGACTTGCGTTTGAAACAAACGGCGAGATAAAGATCGCCCGTCTCGAAGTCGATAAAGCCAGGGCTCGCCTGACCCAGGCTGGGCTGCGGCCAAATCCGACGCTTGAGGTTGAACAAAGCTCCGGCCGTCTGGCCGGTTCGCCCGGTGACAGCGAGTTCAGCGCCGGGATCGCGGTTCCACTCGAACTATTCGGGCGACGGCAGCGGCGCATTGATGTGGCAAATGCCGAAATCACCTTGCGAGAGGCTGAGATCACTGCCCGGCAGCGAACTCTGGCGAGTCAGATATTTGTGTCTTACACCGAAGCCCTCGCGGCATTGCGTGAGCTACAGGTGTCAGAGGAACTGCTAAGTCTTGACGTGCGGACCGTCGAGTTTGTGCAGATCCGCGTAAACGAAGGCGAGACACCGCCGCTCGAACTTAGCCTTCTGCAAACCGAGGTTGAGCGGCTGCGGGCCCGCCGGCAGTTAGTTGAGGGACGGCTGCAGGCCGCACTGACACGGTTGAGATTCTACGCCGGAGTCGAGCCGCAAGCGCCTTTCAAACTTCGCGAAGATATATCAACGGCGACTCTCCCGTCACTTCCACCCTCCATCGATACAGGTATTGCCGTCGGGTTGCGCAACCGGCCGGAGATTCGGCTTGCCGAGCTGGACGAGCAGCTTGCAAGCGCCGGTCTTCGGCTGATCAATTCTCAGAGCAGGCCGGATCTAACCGCTTATACCCGTTACACTCAGGGACGTTCATCCATCGATCTACCGACCGGCCCGTTTCCGCAGGATCGCGATCGATCGCTAACCTTTGGTGTTGCAATTACCCTGCCGCTATTCAACAAGAACCAGGGAGCAAAGGCGGAAGCGGCGATCACGATACGCCAGGCTCAGGAACGCCGAGCGTTTGCCGAGCAGTTTATTAAGAACGAGATCACTGTTGCATTTCAACGGATCGAAGCGGCCAACCGGTCGCTGATGACCCTCGAAACCGCCGTGCTGCCGCGCTCGCGTCAAAACATTGAAACCATTAGAAGAGTTTATGAACTGGGAGAACTCAAGATCACTGATCTGATTGCGGAACAGCGCAGATTGTTGGATGCCAACCGTGATCTGACCGAGACTCTGACGGAACGCTACCGAGCGCAGGCCGATCTATTTATTGCACTAGGAATAACACTGTAA
- a CDS encoding DUF1257 domain-containing protein codes for MSKYMTFDSQAFPNRELLLEALAECGFATPTAGSNLSLDGWDKRNPQTADIVIRRRDVKGQALLGDIGFQKTAKGYVAIIDDLDLAYRLGKDFVIRLQNRYHEAAARKMAKKLGGRLIKERIGKTLKIRIKY; via the coding sequence ATGAGTAAATACATGACATTTGACTCTCAGGCATTCCCGAATCGAGAGTTGCTACTCGAAGCCTTGGCAGAATGCGGATTCGCGACTCCGACAGCGGGCTCCAATCTCTCTCTTGATGGTTGGGACAAAAGAAATCCTCAGACGGCCGATATCGTGATCCGTCGTCGAGATGTAAAAGGCCAAGCACTATTAGGCGATATCGGGTTCCAGAAAACCGCCAAAGGGTATGTAGCCATCATCGATGATTTGGATCTTGCTTACCGGCTTGGAAAAGACTTTGTAATCAGGCTACAGAACAGGTACCACGAAGCAGCGGCCCGGAAGATGGCTAAGAAACTTGGCGGCAGGCTTATCAAAGAACGAATTGGAAAAACTCTCAAAATAAGAATCAAATACTGA
- a CDS encoding AAA family ATPase codes for MLVRRLREIAWKLKSTKATVLFVGPNFPELKTLEKEVTQIELDLPRESEIEDSIELQFENLRSNGLDISLTKETQDALQQSLLGLTAVEISNVVAKAVISCNGLNQDSINVILEEKKNVIRGSGSLTYVHPEPASNLGGYQSLRAILERAAYTFSPRAKARHVEPCKGILLVGLPGCGKDLCKRVASSITNRALLDLDFGSIMGEGGGVIGSSAMSIKRALSIAGTIKGILGISEFEKAVSGMKSSNKTDGGETARTISYLLNWMQDNKDVLVFATANDVRELESEQFRIGRFSYIHFVDLPEIEDRKEIFRVHLKKRALDAEHFDLDKLVDKSKDFSGAEIEGAVQDGVLEAFIDGDRQAETRDIIKAAENITPTAQMMSEKIEEIRKWARNNIKGVGSRIENTGLAGNRTDRIYEL; via the coding sequence TTGCTGGTTCGAAGGCTTCGTGAGATCGCTTGGAAGTTGAAATCCACGAAAGCCACAGTTCTCTTTGTCGGACCGAACTTTCCCGAACTAAAAACACTCGAAAAGGAAGTCACGCAGATAGAACTCGACCTTCCGAGGGAGTCCGAGATCGAAGACTCGATCGAGCTACAGTTTGAGAACCTGCGTTCCAATGGTCTCGACATTAGCCTTACCAAGGAGACGCAAGACGCGCTGCAACAGTCTCTCCTTGGTCTGACGGCAGTCGAGATCAGCAACGTGGTTGCGAAAGCGGTCATCAGTTGCAACGGTCTGAATCAGGACTCGATCAATGTCATTCTTGAAGAAAAGAAGAATGTTATACGCGGTAGCGGCTCTTTGACCTATGTTCATCCCGAACCGGCAAGCAACCTCGGAGGTTACCAATCGCTTCGAGCAATCCTCGAACGTGCAGCCTACACGTTCAGTCCGAGAGCGAAGGCCCGACATGTCGAACCCTGTAAAGGAATCTTGCTCGTCGGCCTTCCCGGATGCGGAAAAGATCTCTGTAAACGTGTCGCTTCAAGCATTACGAATCGAGCTTTGCTTGATCTGGACTTCGGTTCGATCATGGGTGAGGGAGGAGGCGTGATCGGTTCGTCAGCGATGTCGATAAAGCGGGCGCTATCTATCGCCGGGACGATCAAAGGCATTCTCGGTATCAGTGAGTTCGAAAAGGCCGTCTCAGGAATGAAGTCTTCCAACAAGACGGACGGAGGAGAAACGGCGAGAACGATCTCGTACCTCCTCAACTGGATGCAGGACAACAAGGACGTTCTCGTTTTCGCGACCGCGAACGACGTACGCGAACTCGAGTCCGAACAATTCAGGATCGGCCGTTTCTCATATATACACTTCGTCGATCTTCCGGAGATTGAGGACCGTAAGGAAATATTTCGGGTTCACCTGAAGAAAAGAGCACTCGATGCGGAGCACTTTGATCTCGATAAGCTGGTAGATAAGAGCAAGGACTTCTCCGGGGCGGAGATCGAAGGTGCAGTGCAAGACGGAGTTCTTGAAGCCTTCATTGACGGCGACCGGCAGGCCGAGACTCGCGACATTATTAAAGCCGCCGAGAACATTACTCCTACAGCCCAGATGATGAGCGAGAAGATCGAAGAGATCCGAAAGTGGGCCCGGAACAACATCAAAGGCGTCGGCTCCCGGATAGAGAATACCGGCCTCGCCGGAAACCGCACCGATCGAATCTATGAACTCTAA
- a CDS encoding efflux RND transporter periplasmic adaptor subunit — MSNKNIAEPNEHERNDEAELERLENNFDRDDVQVETTRPGLAKSARAWIITAVIAGVIAVLGIIWIASRSSSTDVNVAVKEEKKEEPGHTEGEEGEEVKLDPEMLESAGIQTETVTQRPAIAKLYVTGAVELNPETTEMATPLVGGRLEQVFYGVGDYVQKGATLALISSPQLAEMHGKTNEARTRLNLANANLARVQKAENRVSILQAKAKLDEAEATLRRTKRLIELGAGAGKDSIAADTNYRTAKADYDFQSNIGLNKEIQTAKAEVETARIDFAELQNQLRTLGVSETKIQSTDHRNENNSQVAVRAPLSGVITERKFNSGAGVEAAMPIFAISNLSTVYVIANVPEANVGKLFVGAIAEITSPSIGTINGRVGYIDPRLDETSRTARVRLEVPNTNGKLRAGMFTEVGFQTGTNTTDGEELVVPSDAIQREGEKTIVFVPKNDEPGAFEVREVEVGGDIEGYTRVISGLKLGEKIVTKGSFTLKTQMQKGEMGEH, encoded by the coding sequence ATGTCAAATAAGAATATCGCAGAACCAAACGAGCACGAAAGAAACGACGAAGCAGAGCTTGAACGTCTCGAGAACAATTTTGATCGGGACGATGTCCAAGTCGAGACTACCCGACCAGGTCTAGCTAAATCAGCTAGGGCTTGGATTATCACTGCGGTTATTGCCGGCGTGATTGCTGTCCTGGGTATCATCTGGATTGCCAGTAGAAGCTCGTCCACTGACGTCAATGTTGCCGTTAAAGAAGAGAAAAAAGAGGAGCCGGGCCATACCGAGGGCGAGGAAGGGGAAGAGGTAAAGCTCGACCCCGAAATGCTCGAATCAGCGGGAATCCAGACTGAGACGGTGACCCAGCGGCCGGCGATCGCAAAACTCTACGTTACGGGAGCGGTTGAACTGAATCCCGAAACTACGGAAATGGCTACACCGCTCGTCGGCGGCCGCCTGGAACAGGTTTTCTACGGTGTCGGAGACTATGTTCAGAAGGGTGCAACTCTGGCTCTGATCTCGAGTCCGCAGCTTGCTGAGATGCATGGTAAGACGAACGAGGCCAGGACCCGTCTTAATCTGGCGAATGCAAATTTGGCCCGGGTTCAAAAAGCCGAAAATCGCGTTTCTATCTTGCAGGCAAAAGCAAAACTGGATGAAGCAGAGGCGACTCTGCGACGCACGAAACGTCTCATCGAGCTTGGCGCCGGCGCGGGGAAAGACTCGATCGCAGCGGATACGAATTATAGGACCGCCAAGGCCGATTACGATTTTCAGAGTAACATCGGCTTGAACAAGGAGATCCAAACGGCAAAGGCAGAAGTCGAAACAGCTCGAATCGATTTCGCGGAACTTCAAAATCAACTGCGTACCCTTGGCGTTAGTGAAACTAAAATACAATCTACCGATCACAGAAACGAAAATAATTCGCAGGTTGCGGTACGTGCTCCGCTCTCCGGCGTCATTACGGAACGAAAATTTAATTCCGGCGCCGGGGTCGAAGCGGCAATGCCGATTTTTGCTATCTCTAATCTTTCGACGGTTTACGTTATTGCTAATGTGCCCGAAGCAAACGTTGGCAAGCTTTTTGTGGGTGCAATCGCGGAAATTACGTCTCCGTCAATCGGAACGATCAACGGGCGAGTTGGTTACATAGATCCGCGTCTCGATGAAACATCACGGACCGCCCGGGTAAGGCTTGAGGTTCCAAATACGAACGGTAAACTGCGAGCCGGAATGTTTACGGAAGTCGGATTTCAAACCGGCACGAACACAACCGATGGTGAGGAGCTGGTCGTTCCTAGCGACGCTATCCAGCGAGAAGGCGAAAAGACGATCGTTTTCGTCCCTAAGAACGACGAGCCGGGAGCCTTTGAGGTGCGTGAGGTCGAGGTGGGCGGCGACATAGAAGGCTATACCCGCGTCATTAGCGGGCTCAAGCTTGGCGAGAAGATCGTGACCAAGGGAAGTTTTACTTTAAAAACGCAGATGCAGAAAGGCGAAATGGGCGAGCATTAG
- a CDS encoding DUF2997 domain-containing protein, with protein MPEVEFKIDIESGTCETEIKGYQGTACENAARQLKEILGDPSIETKKQEYFITLESKQTSKRK; from the coding sequence ATGCCCGAAGTTGAATTCAAGATCGATATCGAAAGCGGAACGTGCGAAACCGAGATAAAAGGGTATCAGGGGACTGCGTGCGAGAACGCCGCGAGACAGCTGAAGGAGATCTTAGGTGATCCCTCTATTGAAACTAAAAAGCAAGAGTATTTCATCACGCTGGAGTCAAAACAGACTTCAAAACGAAAATGA
- a CDS encoding 4Fe-4S cluster-binding domain-containing protein, producing the protein MKKEITFILEHDNGKLTTEVSGIPTDLLIDLRDDLGTSQNLNCGKPIGGESWEPSYLKDDRHYIWLHRIYHNSVVDGPGRRSVIQVAGCSIRCPGCYVPETHSRHNGKQVSISSILEEILSKRHENDGVTILGGEPFDQSNSVAELVLRLKSYNFHIVVYTGYTSEKLIAKSDFDIRFILSHIDTLIDGPFDSSLIFQAGEYRGSSNQRLLQQR; encoded by the coding sequence ATGAAAAAAGAGATCACCTTCATTCTTGAACACGACAATGGGAAGCTCACGACCGAAGTCTCAGGCATTCCCACTGATTTATTGATCGATTTGAGAGACGACCTTGGCACTTCTCAGAATCTGAATTGCGGAAAGCCGATCGGAGGCGAGTCTTGGGAACCGAGCTATCTTAAGGATGATCGCCACTACATCTGGCTTCATCGCATATATCACAACTCTGTGGTTGATGGCCCGGGTCGTCGGAGCGTAATTCAAGTTGCCGGTTGTTCAATTCGATGTCCAGGTTGCTACGTTCCCGAAACCCATAGTCGCCATAACGGCAAACAGGTCTCCATTTCCTCAATTCTCGAGGAGATTCTATCAAAACGCCACGAGAACGACGGTGTAACAATTCTCGGAGGCGAGCCCTTTGATCAATCTAATTCCGTTGCGGAGCTTGTGTTGAGACTGAAGAGCTACAACTTCCACATTGTCGTCTATACGGGCTATACAAGTGAAAAATTAATTGCGAAAAGCGACTTTGACATCCGCTTCATACTATCCCACATTGACACGCTCATTGACGGTCCTTTTGACTCATCCCTGATTTTCCAGGCTGGGGAGTACCGAGGGTCATCAAATCAGCGTTTATTACAACAGAGATAG